From Verrucomicrobiota bacterium, a single genomic window includes:
- a CDS encoding HNH endonuclease, which translates to MNRAEFFNKLNAKLRNPYWSWCSLHPDRRFAVFTLWADLIVENKTTLTSDDTEVLNRLGGQEQERVIDYVIEHNIPAFGVICHAKDVNADPRKIDHFESEYLNRLTVTRENGRGVVTHQKRIHVLDVIALGKTDRSESVFDDLGQNVPEGHQTPDRATQVVSTIKRDPKVREFVLMRAKGSCEYCGCEGFLMINGNRYVEAHHIIALGNNGPDTTDNVIALCPMHHRQAHFGADAEKLESKFMLVLKSKTGNNAGRSDYS; encoded by the coding sequence ATGAATCGAGCGGAATTTTTCAACAAACTAAACGCCAAGCTTAGAAATCCATACTGGTCCTGGTGTTCGCTCCACCCAGATCGTAGGTTTGCCGTTTTCACCCTATGGGCGGACCTAATAGTTGAGAATAAAACCACTCTCACTTCGGATGATACCGAAGTTCTTAACCGGCTTGGAGGACAAGAACAGGAACGAGTCATTGACTATGTTATCGAGCACAATATCCCGGCTTTCGGTGTTATATGCCATGCCAAGGACGTGAATGCCGATCCAAGAAAAATTGATCACTTCGAAAGCGAATATCTGAATCGGCTCACGGTCACCCGGGAAAATGGTAGAGGTGTTGTAACTCACCAGAAACGTATCCATGTGTTGGATGTGATAGCCTTGGGTAAGACTGACCGTTCTGAATCTGTGTTCGATGATTTAGGTCAAAACGTGCCTGAAGGCCATCAAACTCCTGATAGAGCCACTCAGGTTGTTAGCACTATCAAGCGGGATCCCAAAGTTAGAGAGTTTGTTTTAATGCGTGCAAAAGGTTCCTGCGAATATTGCGGGTGTGAGGGGTTCTTAATGATCAATGGGAATCGGTATGTCGAAGCCCACCATATTATTGCATTGGGCAACAATGGACCAGACACCACAGATAACGTAATTGCCCTTTGTCCCATGCACCACCGACAAGCTCATTTCGGAGCAGATGCTGAAAAGTTGGAATCCAAATTCATGCTAGTTTTGAAATCTAAAACAGGAAATAATGCGGGTCGGTCTGATTATTCCTGA